The following coding sequences are from one Lysinibacillus sp. FSL W8-0992 window:
- a CDS encoding 2-oxoglutarate ferredoxin oxidoreductase subunit beta, with translation MFVNNIIDFIAKKKEREERQRALDLERYVATQCKFHQPENIDALVDGKVIEVKDHTLFLGFLSILKDEQIEPLHIFQDVFSLEPSRFEIAYNMKWWSVVQLAFTFLTILKENEPHTYADFLGLT, from the coding sequence ATGTTCGTGAATAATATCATTGATTTTATTGCGAAAAAAAAGGAACGTGAAGAACGGCAACGTGCTCTAGATTTAGAACGGTATGTTGCGACTCAATGTAAATTCCATCAGCCAGAAAACATAGATGCTCTTGTTGATGGTAAAGTAATTGAAGTGAAAGATCATACTTTGTTTTTAGGTTTTTTATCAATTTTAAAAGATGAACAAATTGAGCCACTTCATATCTTTCAGGACGTTTTTTCATTAGAGCCAAGCCGTTTTGAAATAGCCTATAACATGAAATGGTGGTCGGTTGTTCAGCTTGCTTTTACATTTTTAACGATTTTAAAGGAAAATGAACCGCATACATATGCAGATTTTCTAGGACTAACTTGA
- a CDS encoding 2-oxoacid:ferredoxin oxidoreductase subunit beta — protein MATFKDFRNTVKPNWCPGCGDFSVQAAIQRAAANVGIEPNELAVISGIGCSGRISGYINSYGFHGIHGRALPIAQGLKMANRDLNVIASGGDGDGFAIGMGHTIHAIRRNIDITYVVMDNQIYGLTKGQTSPRSAAGFITKSTPGGAIEPSLKPLEVALTSGATFVAQGFSTDIKELTALIEAGINHKGFSFINVFSPCVTYNKVNTYDWFKENLTKLVDIEGYDNADRGMAMRTVMENEGLVTGIIYQDKETTSYQEKVPGYAELPLTDIDIQMSENQFNALVQEFM, from the coding sequence ATGGCAACATTTAAGGATTTTCGTAATACAGTGAAACCAAACTGGTGCCCAGGTTGTGGCGACTTCTCTGTACAGGCTGCGATTCAACGTGCAGCAGCAAACGTAGGCATAGAACCAAATGAACTAGCAGTTATTTCTGGAATCGGCTGTTCAGGTCGTATTTCAGGTTATATTAATTCATACGGTTTCCATGGCATTCATGGGCGTGCATTACCGATTGCACAAGGATTAAAAATGGCTAACCGTGATTTAAATGTTATCGCTTCTGGTGGTGACGGAGATGGCTTTGCGATTGGTATGGGGCATACGATTCATGCCATCCGTCGTAACATCGATATCACATATGTTGTAATGGATAACCAAATTTACGGTTTAACAAAAGGCCAAACATCTCCACGTTCGGCTGCTGGATTTATTACAAAATCTACGCCAGGTGGTGCTATTGAGCCATCGTTAAAACCATTGGAAGTAGCATTAACAAGCGGTGCTACATTTGTGGCACAAGGCTTCTCAACTGATATTAAAGAATTAACAGCTTTAATTGAAGCAGGCATTAACCATAAAGGCTTCTCATTTATCAATGTATTTTCACCATGTGTTACGTACAACAAAGTAAATACGTACGATTGGTTTAAAGAAAACTTAACAAAGCTTGTTGATATTGAAGGCTATGATAATGCTGACCGTGGTATGGCAATGCGCACTGTAATGGAGAATGAAGGCTTAGTTACTGGGATTATTTATCAGGATAAAGAAACTACTTCTTATCAAGAAAAAGTTCCTGGTTACGCTGAACTACCTTTAACAGATATCGATATTCAAATGAGCGAAAATCAATTCAATGCACTTGTGCAGGAATTTATGTAA
- a CDS encoding 2-oxoacid:acceptor oxidoreductase subunit alpha, with the protein MLHQLSWKVGGQQGEGIESTGEIFSMAMNRLGYFLYGYRHFSSRIKGGHTNNKITVRPTEVRSIADDLDILVAFDQETIDVNYKELTEKGIILADAKFDPVKPDDSKAPLFAVPFTEVAAELGTTLMKNMVAIGATASLLNLEDAVFQNVVDDIFGKKGEEVVQKNMEAIARGHEMMNELLGDRIGEWALAPADGKRRMFMIGNDAVALGALAAGTRFMAAYPITPASEIMEYLIKKLPKFGGAVIQTEDEIAAATMAIGANFGGVRSFTASAGPGLSLMMEAIGLSGMTEQPLVVVDTQRGGPSTGLPTKQEQSDLMAMLYGTHGEIPKVVIAPSTMEEAFFDTIQAFNIAEELQLPVILMTDLQLSLGKQTVEPFDYKKIEIRRGKIVTDDIEASADKAYFKRYEDTEDGISPRVLPGHLNGIHHVTGVEHDETGKPSEATGNRRTQMDKRFRKLEALNFDTPVYKNAPHEEADVLLVGFNSTRGAIEEVQERLNAQGMKVNHAHIRLIHPFPSADMAPLVEKAKKVIVVENNYTGQLANIMKMNIGGHGKIEMITKYNGTPFLPGELENRVKELTR; encoded by the coding sequence ATGTTACATCAGCTTTCGTGGAAAGTCGGTGGGCAGCAAGGTGAAGGGATTGAGAGTACAGGTGAGATTTTCTCGATGGCAATGAATCGTTTAGGTTATTTCCTTTACGGTTATCGTCACTTCTCTTCTCGTATAAAAGGTGGCCACACTAATAATAAAATTACAGTTCGTCCAACAGAAGTACGTTCCATTGCGGATGATTTAGATATTTTAGTGGCGTTCGATCAAGAAACAATCGACGTCAATTATAAAGAACTAACAGAAAAAGGCATTATTTTAGCCGATGCAAAATTTGATCCTGTAAAACCAGACGATTCAAAAGCACCACTATTTGCTGTACCTTTTACAGAGGTGGCAGCAGAGCTTGGTACAACGTTAATGAAAAACATGGTAGCAATCGGAGCGACTGCATCTCTTCTAAACTTAGAAGACGCTGTGTTCCAAAATGTTGTTGATGACATCTTCGGCAAAAAAGGTGAAGAAGTTGTTCAGAAAAACATGGAAGCAATTGCACGCGGTCATGAAATGATGAATGAACTATTAGGCGATCGTATTGGGGAGTGGGCATTAGCTCCAGCTGATGGTAAACGCCGTATGTTCATGATTGGGAATGATGCAGTAGCACTTGGTGCACTAGCTGCTGGGACACGCTTTATGGCGGCATACCCGATTACACCTGCGTCAGAAATTATGGAATACCTCATTAAAAAATTACCTAAATTTGGTGGTGCGGTTATTCAAACAGAAGACGAGATTGCTGCAGCAACGATGGCAATCGGTGCAAACTTTGGTGGTGTACGTTCATTTACAGCATCAGCAGGTCCTGGTCTTTCTCTAATGATGGAAGCAATCGGGCTTTCAGGTATGACAGAGCAACCTCTAGTTGTTGTAGACACACAACGTGGCGGTCCATCTACTGGTTTACCAACGAAACAAGAACAATCAGATTTAATGGCGATGCTTTATGGTACGCATGGTGAAATTCCGAAAGTGGTAATCGCACCTTCAACTATGGAAGAAGCGTTCTTTGACACAATCCAAGCGTTTAATATTGCAGAGGAACTACAGTTACCTGTTATTTTAATGACAGACTTACAATTATCTCTTGGTAAACAAACTGTTGAACCATTCGATTATAAAAAAATTGAAATTCGTCGTGGTAAAATTGTTACAGACGATATTGAAGCTTCAGCAGATAAAGCTTACTTCAAACGTTATGAAGATACAGAAGACGGTATATCGCCACGCGTATTACCAGGTCATTTAAACGGTATCCATCATGTGACAGGTGTTGAGCATGATGAAACAGGGAAACCATCTGAAGCAACTGGCAACCGTCGTACACAAATGGACAAACGCTTCCGTAAGCTAGAAGCATTGAATTTTGATACACCTGTTTATAAAAATGCGCCACATGAAGAAGCGGACGTTTTATTAGTAGGCTTTAACTCTACACGTGGAGCGATTGAAGAAGTACAAGAGCGATTAAATGCTCAAGGCATGAAGGTGAACCATGCGCATATTCGCTTAATTCACCCATTCCCATCGGCTGATATGGCACCTCTTGTGGAGAAAGCGAAAAAAGTAATCGTTGTAGAAAACAACTACACTGGTCAATTAGCGAACATCATGAAAATGAATATTGGTGGTCACGGCAAGATTGAGATGATTACAAAATATAACGGTACACCATTTTTACCAGGTGAATTAGAAAATAGAGTGAAGGAGTTGACTCGCTAA
- a CDS encoding stage V sporulation protein S, producing the protein MDSLKVSSRSNPNSVAGALVAVIREKGQAEMQAVGAGALNQAVKAVAIARGFVAPSGTDLICAPAFADILIAGEERTALKLLVEKRVR; encoded by the coding sequence GTGGATTCATTAAAAGTATCATCACGCTCTAATCCAAATTCAGTTGCAGGTGCATTAGTCGCGGTAATCAGAGAAAAAGGGCAAGCAGAAATGCAGGCAGTTGGGGCAGGTGCACTTAACCAAGCCGTGAAAGCAGTGGCCATCGCACGCGGATTTGTAGCGCCAAGTGGCACAGATTTAATTTGCGCACCGGCGTTTGCCGATATTTTAATTGCTGGTGAAGAACGTACAGCCTTAAAGCTGCTAGTAGAAAAACGTGTTCGATAA
- a CDS encoding TIGR00282 family metallophosphoesterase, with protein MKVLFIGDIVGSIGRDAVEKYLPRLKKKYSPDVVIANGENAAAGRGITRNIYNDLLQMGVDVITMGNHTWDNKDIFDFIDDADYLIRPANFSTDAPGKGMVQISKKGVTLSVINLHGRVFLPPHEDPFAMAENLIEEARKTSPLVFVDFHAEATSEKIALGWHLDGKASAVVGTHTHVQTADARIYPNGTAYITDVGMTGPYDEILGMTKESVIYKFQTNMPSRFEVPKKGRDVLSGFYVDIDDKTGKAVNCERIYINEDYPFQA; from the coding sequence ATGAAAGTACTATTTATTGGAGATATCGTCGGTTCAATTGGCCGAGATGCGGTTGAAAAATATTTACCACGATTAAAAAAGAAATATAGTCCAGATGTAGTTATTGCAAATGGTGAAAATGCTGCAGCGGGTCGTGGGATTACACGTAATATTTATAATGATTTATTACAAATGGGTGTAGATGTTATTACAATGGGTAACCACACTTGGGATAATAAAGATATTTTTGATTTTATTGATGATGCTGATTATTTAATTCGACCAGCGAACTTTTCGACTGATGCACCAGGTAAGGGTATGGTGCAAATTTCGAAAAAGGGTGTTACGTTATCTGTTATCAATTTACACGGTCGTGTATTTTTGCCACCGCATGAAGATCCGTTTGCAATGGCAGAGAATTTAATCGAAGAAGCGCGTAAAACGTCGCCACTAGTATTCGTGGATTTCCATGCTGAAGCGACAAGTGAAAAAATTGCGCTTGGTTGGCACTTAGATGGCAAGGCATCGGCAGTTGTAGGAACACATACGCATGTTCAAACAGCTGATGCGCGTATTTATCCTAATGGTACTGCTTATATTACGGACGTCGGCATGACAGGACCATATGATGAAATTTTAGGGATGACAAAGGAAAGTGTTATTTACAAATTCCAAACTAATATGCCGTCACGTTTTGAAGTACCAAAAAAGGGTCGCGATGTGTTAAGTGGCTTTTATGTTGATATTGATGATAAGACAGGGAAAGCTGTTAATTGTGAAAGAATATATATTAATGAGGACTATCCGTTTCAAGCTTAA
- a CDS encoding acyltransferase family protein: MKPVVKEIFLLRFVACLGIVLMHSVTLVLDIYDIEENTVFFVLTSLQLALMFGTPVFIFISEFVIAYSYSDELPKSFYKKRFSYIFLPFIFIGIVDAALHSININSIDFEKKVLLNFFEGDFHGYFIIIIFQFYFLHPLFVKFIVSKYPAYQVIITACIINFAYLALFNFFDPFKYLYFLPYIEVEWTVLNKMPFPAWIAYFVVAYYCGKNYEQFISLLHRFRYVLPSICLLMLGILLASQWSGLITEVHSKRIDVIFYTLSVAFLLFFIASKIRNMPKLIIFISRYSFGIYLLHPLFNIMLKSFFTKYIDVLSASTVIVSTFFISTVCSICVTYLLNKWKFGPYLVGQVHAKEKATSNKIRASKTKQLVNHR; this comes from the coding sequence ATGAAGCCAGTTGTTAAGGAAATATTTTTACTAAGGTTTGTAGCCTGTTTGGGAATTGTTTTAATGCATAGTGTCACTTTAGTGTTAGACATATACGATATAGAAGAAAATACTGTGTTTTTTGTACTGACATCTCTTCAATTAGCATTAATGTTCGGGACACCTGTCTTTATTTTTATTTCGGAATTTGTGATTGCCTACTCCTATTCAGATGAATTGCCAAAAAGTTTTTATAAAAAACGTTTTTCTTATATTTTTCTACCTTTTATTTTTATAGGGATTGTAGATGCAGCCCTTCATTCCATTAACATAAATAGTATTGATTTTGAAAAAAAGGTTTTATTAAATTTTTTCGAAGGTGATTTTCACGGCTATTTCATTATCATCATTTTTCAGTTTTACTTTTTGCATCCATTATTTGTGAAATTTATCGTTTCAAAATATCCAGCCTACCAAGTCATCATCACAGCATGTATCATTAATTTTGCCTACCTAGCCTTATTCAATTTTTTTGACCCATTTAAGTATTTATATTTTCTTCCTTATATAGAAGTGGAATGGACTGTATTAAATAAGATGCCATTTCCTGCTTGGATCGCCTATTTCGTAGTGGCCTATTATTGTGGTAAAAATTATGAGCAGTTTATTTCGTTGCTCCATCGCTTTCGCTATGTATTACCAAGTATTTGTTTACTCATGCTAGGTATTTTACTCGCTAGTCAATGGTCTGGATTAATTACTGAAGTTCACTCAAAAAGAATTGATGTTATTTTTTACACATTGAGTGTAGCTTTTTTATTGTTTTTTATCGCCAGCAAAATAAGAAACATGCCTAAATTAATTATTTTCATTAGTCGTTATTCTTTTGGCATTTATTTGCTACACCCACTTTTTAATATCATGCTGAAAAGTTTTTTTACGAAATATATAGATGTATTAAGCGCTTCTACAGTTATCGTCAGCACGTTTTTCATCAGTACGGTATGCTCCATTTGCGTTACATATTTACTGAACAAATGGAAGTTCGGACCTTATTTAGTAGGTCAAGTGCATGCTAAGGAAAAAGCAACTAGTAACAAAATTAGAGCGAGCAAGACAAAGCAATTAGTCAATCATCGTTAA
- a CDS encoding lipopolysaccharide biosynthesis protein has translation MRTKKIILNLFSNVMLQIVSAVINFILPRLFMTTYGSATNGLVTSIKQFLSYLKIVEAGVGSASIAALYKPLAINDKEQINGILSATHYFYRRSGTIFVVLVALLAIFYPLIVAKEVSPLTAFYMVLILGISGVWEYFLIGKYLVLLTADQKSYILFRIQTCLLIASTILSLFLLTLGFSIVVVVGSSSMLLLLDILFLKVYVQKKYPYFNSKVKPNTSAIKKKWDALIHQIASLVVFNTPFILITIFLGLAEVSVFTVYNMVFNAVTLFISAFSGAMLAAFGDILVKEDRDTLQKHFHHFEYIFFAVVAFGYTCTAILILPFITIYTAGIEDANYIRPWLAALFVVVGIANAIRIPANTLVNSAGHFKETKIRAIIEAVINFCVSFVLVQFLGVEGILIGALCSYAYRTCDLILYTSKVILNTSVCVTVKKILLNSILAFIAALPFLFFIELHIVSVMTWFVAAICISVWTMTVVFVGNFIFQPTTMRDILLHLKRVISND, from the coding sequence ATGAGAACAAAGAAAATTATATTAAATTTATTTTCCAATGTTATGTTGCAAATTGTTTCGGCGGTCATTAATTTTATTTTGCCTCGTTTATTTATGACGACTTATGGCTCCGCTACAAATGGACTAGTTACGTCGATTAAGCAATTTTTAAGTTATTTAAAAATTGTAGAAGCGGGAGTTGGCAGTGCATCCATTGCAGCACTGTATAAACCGTTGGCCATAAATGATAAAGAACAAATAAATGGCATTCTTTCAGCAACACATTATTTTTACAGACGTTCGGGTACTATATTTGTTGTATTAGTAGCCCTATTAGCTATCTTCTATCCGCTAATAGTAGCAAAAGAAGTGAGTCCACTTACAGCTTTTTATATGGTGCTTATTTTAGGAATTAGTGGTGTATGGGAGTATTTTTTAATTGGAAAATATTTAGTGCTCCTAACTGCAGATCAAAAAAGCTACATTCTTTTTCGAATACAAACATGTTTATTGATCGCTAGTACCATTTTATCCTTATTTTTATTAACACTTGGTTTTTCAATCGTTGTTGTTGTTGGTAGTTCTAGCATGCTGTTATTACTAGATATTCTTTTTTTAAAAGTATATGTCCAAAAAAAATATCCGTATTTCAATAGTAAAGTAAAGCCAAATACATCAGCAATTAAAAAAAAGTGGGACGCTTTAATCCATCAAATTGCCTCATTAGTTGTATTTAATACGCCGTTTATTTTAATTACTATTTTTCTTGGTCTTGCAGAAGTTAGTGTATTTACGGTGTACAATATGGTATTTAATGCTGTTACATTGTTTATTTCAGCTTTTTCTGGTGCGATGTTAGCAGCCTTTGGAGACATACTTGTAAAAGAAGATCGAGATACACTTCAAAAACATTTTCATCATTTCGAATACATTTTTTTCGCAGTCGTAGCTTTTGGCTATACATGTACAGCCATTTTAATTTTGCCTTTTATAACTATTTATACAGCGGGTATTGAGGATGCAAACTATATAAGACCGTGGTTAGCGGCACTCTTTGTAGTTGTAGGCATTGCCAATGCTATTCGAATTCCTGCGAATACATTAGTCAATTCGGCTGGGCATTTTAAAGAGACAAAAATTCGTGCCATTATTGAAGCGGTCATAAACTTTTGTGTCTCCTTTGTTTTAGTACAATTTCTAGGTGTTGAAGGCATTTTGATTGGAGCACTTTGTTCTTATGCATATCGTACATGTGATTTAATACTTTATACGTCTAAAGTGATATTAAACACTTCAGTCTGCGTTACCGTTAAAAAAATTTTACTAAATAGTATTTTGGCATTCATCGCAGCATTACCATTTCTATTTTTTATCGAATTACATATTGTAAGTGTCATGACTTGGTTTGTTGCAGCAATATGCATTTCTGTATGGACAATGACTGTTGTTTTTGTTGGGAATTTTATTTTCCAACCTACAACGATGCGAGACATTTTGCTGCACTTAAAGCGTGTCATTTCCAACGACTAA
- a CDS encoding glycosyltransferase family 2 protein: MPFLSIIVPIYNVGHYLKECIDSILNQKFEDFELILVNDGSTDNSSKICDDYAEHDPRIVVIHKENGGLVSARKAGILAAHGKYIGYVDSDDWIEADMYQSLCGAAKVHDVDIVICDIVENYPNQEVRRTQMVAPGLYKKERMEQDVYPIMLYAGEYYKFGLFPSVSNKIFKKTLIKKFQLNVDDTIRMGEDVACTYPSLLDADSIYILDKQYLYHYRQSSSSMTASYDQTFFEKILILYGHLKYFTRSNEKTAPNFTNQLQYYFIYLIIAGVNNEFNRQNDKSLREKRAFIKKMMKQKDVNEVLQAICTNGLPYKTKMYIWLLKKQQILLLYALIEMKRSRSGS, from the coding sequence ATGCCATTTTTAAGCATTATTGTGCCAATCTATAATGTTGGGCACTATTTAAAAGAATGTATAGATAGCATCTTGAATCAAAAATTTGAGGATTTTGAGCTAATATTGGTGAATGATGGATCAACGGATAATAGTTCCAAAATATGTGATGACTATGCCGAGCACGATCCAAGAATTGTTGTTATTCACAAAGAAAATGGTGGGCTTGTCAGTGCGCGAAAAGCAGGTATACTTGCCGCTCATGGCAAGTATATTGGCTATGTAGATAGTGATGATTGGATTGAAGCAGACATGTACCAATCATTATGTGGTGCAGCAAAGGTACATGATGTTGACATTGTCATTTGCGATATCGTAGAAAATTATCCAAACCAAGAAGTAAGACGAACACAAATGGTTGCACCTGGATTGTACAAGAAAGAAAGGATGGAACAAGACGTTTATCCGATTATGCTATATGCAGGTGAATATTATAAGTTCGGATTATTTCCTTCTGTGTCCAATAAAATCTTCAAAAAAACGCTTATCAAAAAATTTCAATTGAATGTTGATGATACAATCCGCATGGGGGAAGATGTAGCCTGTACATATCCTAGCTTACTTGATGCGGACAGTATTTATATATTAGACAAACAATATTTATATCATTATCGTCAAAGTTCCTCTTCTATGACAGCTAGCTATGATCAAACATTTTTTGAGAAAATCCTCATTTTATATGGGCATTTAAAATATTTTACACGTAGTAATGAAAAAACAGCACCTAATTTTACAAATCAACTTCAGTATTATTTTATCTATTTAATTATTGCAGGGGTTAATAATGAATTTAATCGACAAAATGATAAGAGCTTGCGTGAGAAAAGGGCCTTTATCAAAAAAATGATGAAACAGAAAGATGTCAATGAGGTGTTACAGGCTATTTGTACAAATGGTTTACCGTATAAAACAAAAATGTACATTTGGTTATTGAAGAAACAACAAATTTTATTATTATATGCATTGATTGAGATGAAACGAAGTAGAAGTGGCTCATGA
- a CDS encoding glycosyltransferase — translation MKILFVAQNFQMGGIQKALINTLKEVCVDKQYEIDVFTFGKGELIKDIPSNVQVNIGGLLLQLIATPFYVVKQRKNLWHILLRILCMLIVRVIGSNNFYTLLFKMHRHQKQYHIAISYFNDAPNSYFNQGTNLFVDKFVRADKKFAWIHTDPLRANFNYEVCVKTYQNFDRLICVSEACKQNLVNFLPQYQHKIQVVYNFFPIAEIKELATQYPPFEKGTLDLLSVGRMDNATKRFDLIPHICKLLKESSYNQFHWRIIGDGPDLLFNKQLALELGVEDVVEFVGECHNPYPFIKQSDVLILTSAYEGYPMVVGEALILATPVITTNFAAAGEQIHDGCNGLITNGHVENLYAVIANVINNGDRLQKMKKYIEENRYTNRKAQEQLVLEFDRK, via the coding sequence ATGAAGATATTATTTGTTGCGCAAAATTTTCAGATGGGCGGTATTCAAAAAGCTTTAATTAATACATTGAAAGAAGTGTGTGTCGATAAGCAATATGAAATAGATGTGTTTACATTCGGTAAAGGCGAACTCATAAAGGACATCCCCTCTAATGTGCAAGTCAATATAGGAGGTTTACTATTACAGCTAATTGCTACCCCGTTTTATGTAGTGAAACAGAGAAAGAACTTGTGGCATATCCTCTTACGAATACTATGTATGTTGATCGTACGCGTGATTGGTTCAAACAATTTTTATACATTACTTTTTAAAATGCATCGCCATCAAAAACAATATCATATTGCTATTTCTTATTTTAATGATGCACCAAATAGTTACTTTAACCAAGGCACGAATTTGTTTGTAGATAAATTTGTAAGAGCGGATAAAAAGTTTGCGTGGATACATACAGATCCATTAAGGGCGAACTTTAATTACGAAGTATGTGTTAAAACCTATCAGAATTTCGATAGATTAATATGTGTTTCTGAAGCATGTAAGCAAAACTTGGTTAATTTTCTCCCCCAATATCAACATAAAATACAAGTAGTCTATAATTTTTTCCCAATAGCAGAAATAAAAGAACTAGCAACGCAATATCCACCATTTGAAAAAGGAACATTGGATTTATTATCTGTTGGGCGAATGGATAATGCTACTAAAAGGTTCGATCTCATTCCACACATATGTAAGCTTTTAAAGGAATCCTCTTACAATCAATTTCATTGGCGAATTATAGGCGATGGGCCAGATTTACTTTTTAATAAACAATTAGCGCTTGAATTAGGGGTAGAAGATGTAGTTGAATTTGTCGGTGAATGTCATAATCCGTATCCATTTATTAAACAGAGCGATGTTTTAATATTAACTTCAGCGTATGAAGGGTATCCGATGGTAGTAGGGGAGGCATTAATATTAGCAACGCCAGTTATTACCACAAATTTTGCGGCAGCAGGTGAGCAAATACACGATGGTTGCAACGGTTTGATAACAAATGGACATGTAGAAAATCTGTATGCCGTCATTGCCAATGTAATCAACAATGGCGATCGTCTCCAGAAGATGAAAAAATATATTGAAGAAAATCGCTATACAAATCGAAAAGCACAAGAGCAATTAGTATTGGAGTTTGATCGAAAATGA
- a CDS encoding glycosyltransferase family 4 protein — protein sequence MRVVFMRSNPISPDPRVEKEVDSLRKNDWHVQILAWDRDSKYNAKVEFLERAHTIKITRFGIPATFGGGFKKNFFPLLRFQLKLFQWLLQNKNTYDIIHACDFDTAFVGTVCAKILRKKVIYDMFDSVTAPFHGPAIIGKIVEKIDRALLNSVDAVIICTEKRRGQIANASPKKIEVIYNTPLHVDLKYDLNLNHDKVKIVYVGILANERLIKELVEIVKNNPHYELHIGGFGEYADELAQMALQYDNILFYGKIPYEKTLALEKSCDIMTAIYDPEVSNHYYAAPNKFYEALMLGKPLIMVKNTGMSEVVAENDLGELIDFNQESLQKGIEKLIERKKEWPEISRKMKLLYEEQYSWNEMEKRIITLYSNL from the coding sequence ATGAGAGTCGTTTTTATGAGAAGTAATCCAATTTCTCCAGATCCGAGAGTTGAAAAAGAAGTGGACAGCCTTAGAAAAAATGACTGGCATGTTCAAATTTTAGCATGGGATAGAGATAGTAAATATAACGCAAAAGTAGAATTTTTGGAGCGAGCTCATACAATTAAAATTACAAGGTTTGGCATCCCTGCTACATTTGGTGGAGGATTTAAAAAAAATTTCTTTCCACTATTGCGCTTTCAGCTAAAGCTATTCCAATGGCTACTTCAAAATAAAAATACGTATGATATTATTCATGCTTGTGATTTTGATACAGCATTTGTAGGTACAGTATGTGCGAAAATACTCCGTAAAAAAGTCATTTATGATATGTTTGATTCCGTTACTGCCCCCTTCCATGGACCTGCAATAATAGGGAAAATAGTTGAAAAAATTGATAGAGCACTATTAAATAGTGTGGATGCTGTCATTATTTGTACAGAAAAGCGAAGAGGGCAAATAGCTAATGCATCACCGAAAAAAATTGAGGTTATTTATAATACTCCACTGCATGTGGATTTAAAATATGATTTAAATTTGAATCACGATAAAGTAAAAATTGTCTATGTCGGCATACTGGCAAATGAAAGACTCATTAAGGAACTAGTTGAAATCGTAAAAAATAATCCACACTACGAATTGCATATTGGTGGATTTGGCGAGTATGCAGACGAATTGGCACAAATGGCACTGCAATATGACAACATACTTTTTTACGGAAAAATCCCGTATGAAAAAACATTAGCATTAGAAAAAAGTTGTGATATTATGACCGCCATTTATGATCCTGAAGTTTCCAACCATTATTACGCAGCCCCAAATAAATTTTATGAGGCACTGATGCTTGGCAAGCCATTAATTATGGTAAAAAACACAGGCATGTCTGAAGTAGTGGCAGAAAATGACCTAGGTGAGCTAATTGATTTTAATCAAGAAAGTCTACAAAAAGGTATTGAAAAGCTAATAGAGCGTAAAAAAGAATGGCCAGAAATTTCACGTAAAATGAAGCTGTTATATGAGGAACAGTATAGCTGGAATGAGATGGAGAAACGCATTATTACATTATACAGCAATTTATAG